One genomic segment of Rivularia sp. PCC 7116 includes these proteins:
- a CDS encoding FkbM family methyltransferase, translating to MKLTSSFIQSPLAIQVRSNLRKSLFGRKMLQTIASSINKDYEARFNKELLESIKSGDTVWDIGANVGFYTRKFLDIVGTEGHVVAVEPAPSSAKACRKLINQNNYTNLTVVESALSSEVGTAELSVGEDPTSPTNRLSQPSSNTLAISVSTGDVLLENLSYYPNIIKIDVEGFEVEVLKGMETVLSFSKLRAVFIEVHFKLLEENGYTNAIKMIVQILSQHGFSTKWIDFSHIVGFKSVMK from the coding sequence ATGAAACTAACATCATCTTTTATTCAGTCTCCTTTAGCAATTCAAGTTCGCTCTAATTTGAGAAAATCTCTCTTCGGGAGAAAAATGCTACAAACTATTGCTAGCTCAATAAACAAAGACTATGAGGCTCGGTTTAATAAAGAGCTACTTGAAAGTATAAAATCTGGAGATACAGTATGGGACATAGGAGCGAATGTTGGCTTTTATACCCGAAAGTTTTTGGATATTGTTGGAACTGAAGGTCACGTCGTTGCAGTTGAACCAGCGCCATCGAGTGCGAAGGCATGTAGAAAGCTTATTAATCAGAATAATTATACAAACTTGACTGTAGTTGAATCAGCACTTAGCAGTGAAGTTGGAACAGCTGAACTTTCAGTTGGTGAAGATCCAACTTCACCAACTAATCGATTATCACAGCCCTCATCAAATACTTTGGCAATATCTGTTAGTACCGGTGATGTTCTATTAGAAAATCTGAGTTATTACCCCAATATCATCAAGATAGATGTAGAAGGTTTTGAAGTAGAAGTACTGAAAGGAATGGAGACAGTTCTTTCATTTTCAAAATTAAGAGCAGTGTTCATTGAAGTTCATTTTAAACTTCTTGAAGAAAATGGTTACACAAATGCCATTAAAATGATAGTTCAAATATTAAGTCAACATGGATTTTCTACTAAATGGATAGATTTTTCACATATCGTAGGATTTAAATCTGTGATGAAATAA
- a CDS encoding glycosyltransferase family 2 protein, with the protein MQLSVIILTYNEALNLSTCLASLKSLDADIFIVDSGSSDQTVEIAKQANCQVFYNPFENQAKQLNWALENLPIKTPWIMRLDADERITPELAEELKQVLPQTPEEITGYQVKRRVFFMGRWIRHGGYYPTWLLRVWRTGIGNCEQRWMDEHIVLSKGKVANLKHDIIDENHKGLNFWTDKHNRYADREVKDMLGSIVDGKDDLLKVSQHSQVTQRRWVKTNLYVRSPLFVRAFIYFLLRYFIGLGFLDGKEGMIFHFLQGFWYRFLVDAKIYEMRFKN; encoded by the coding sequence ATGCAATTATCTGTAATCATTTTGACATACAATGAAGCGCTAAATTTATCTACTTGTTTGGCAAGCTTAAAGTCCCTAGACGCAGACATTTTTATTGTAGACTCTGGCAGTTCCGATCAAACAGTTGAAATTGCAAAGCAAGCAAATTGCCAAGTTTTTTACAACCCTTTTGAAAATCAAGCTAAACAACTTAACTGGGCATTAGAAAATTTACCTATAAAAACTCCCTGGATAATGCGGCTCGATGCTGACGAACGAATCACTCCTGAATTAGCAGAAGAACTCAAACAAGTTTTACCCCAAACTCCAGAGGAAATTACAGGCTATCAAGTCAAACGCCGCGTCTTTTTTATGGGACGCTGGATTCGTCATGGCGGTTACTATCCTACTTGGCTTTTACGTGTGTGGCGTACAGGTATAGGTAACTGCGAACAACGCTGGATGGACGAGCATATTGTCCTATCTAAGGGTAAAGTAGCTAATCTCAAACATGACATTATCGACGAAAATCACAAAGGCTTAAACTTCTGGACAGATAAGCATAACCGCTATGCTGATCGAGAAGTTAAAGACATGCTAGGTTCAATTGTTGATGGTAAAGATGATTTGTTAAAAGTAAGTCAACATTCTCAAGTGACTCAACGGCGTTGGGTGAAAACAAATCTTTATGTGCGATCGCCCCTCTTTGTGAGAGCTTTCATTTACTTTTTACTGCGCTATTTCATTGGTTTAGGCTTCTTAGATGGCAAAGAGGGTATGATATTTCATTTCTTGCAAGGTTTTTGGTATCGCTTTCTAGTTGATGCCAAAATTTATGAGATGCGATTTAAAAACTAA
- a CDS encoding YdcF family protein — translation MKWLSNFIFKYRFIGLAAFLLILLATIPIKLAIASYQAPQPQAIFMLGGGSDREKFTAKFAQNHPSLNIWVSSGSSCDKANKIFRKAGIPEERVNLDYRAVDTVTNFTSLVKDFEKLNLKHLYIVTSDFHLPRAKAIATIVLGSHGITFTGVSVPSQQSEESLLHISRDIFRSIFWIITGRTGASLNPDLPSRNGRRCDNQ, via the coding sequence ATGAAATGGCTTTCTAATTTCATATTTAAATACCGATTTATTGGCTTAGCAGCATTTCTCCTAATTCTGCTAGCAACAATCCCCATAAAATTAGCCATTGCATCCTATCAAGCACCACAACCCCAAGCTATTTTTATGCTTGGTGGTGGTTCAGATCGAGAAAAATTTACTGCCAAATTTGCTCAAAATCATCCGTCTTTAAATATTTGGGTTTCTAGCGGTAGTTCCTGCGATAAAGCAAACAAGATTTTTCGCAAAGCGGGTATTCCTGAAGAACGAGTAAACCTTGACTACCGTGCTGTAGATACAGTCACTAATTTTACTTCTTTAGTAAAAGACTTTGAAAAACTTAATCTAAAACATTTATATATAGTAACTTCTGATTTTCATCTGCCCAGAGCAAAGGCGATCGCCACAATTGTTCTTGGCAGCCACGGTATCACATTTACTGGTGTTTCTGTTCCTTCGCAGCAATCGGAAGAATCACTTTTACATATTTCTCGCGATATATTTCGTTCTATATTTTGGATTATTACAGGTCGCACCGGCGCAAGCCTTAATCCCGATCTTCCTTCCCGTAATGGTAGAAGATGCGACAACCAATAA